Proteins encoded within one genomic window of Humulus lupulus chromosome 1, drHumLupu1.1, whole genome shotgun sequence:
- the LOC133817867 gene encoding probable UDP-N-acetylglucosamine--peptide N-acetylglucosaminyltransferase SEC, with product MLPLEISRKYAAHCSVIASRYSLPSFNYPAALPIKSEGGSKRLRVGYFSSDFGNHPLSHLMGSVFGMHDRENVEVFCYALSANDGSEWRLRIQSEVEHFIDVLSMSSDMIDRMINEDKIQILVNLNGYTKFSLFQN from the exons ATGCTTCCACTGGAGATAAG TCGTAAATATGCTGCACACTGCTCTGTCATTGCATCTCGTTATTCTCTTCCTTCGTTCAATTATCCAGCAGCCTTGCCCATAAAGAGTGAAGGTGGAAGTAAAAGGCTAAGGGTCGG GTATTTTAGCAGCGACTTTGGTAACCATCCTCTATCTCATCTGATGGGTTCTGTCTTTGGTATGCATGATAGAGAGAATGTTGAG GTCTTTTGCTATGCTTTAAGTGCAAATGATGGATCTGAATGGAGGCTGCGTATCCAATCAGAAGTGGAGCATTTTATAGATGTCTTATCCATGTCATCTGATATGATAGACAGGATGATTAACGAGGATAAAATACAGATCCTTGTCAATCTTAATGGTTATACTAAG TTTAGTTTGTTTCAAAATTGA